In a genomic window of Borrelia maritima:
- the rpmB gene encoding 50S ribosomal protein L28, whose amino-acid sequence MARKCEITGKKTIFGNNVPRKGLAKKKGGAGQHIGVKTKRTFKVNLINKKFFIPDLGRSVKIRVSANALRSISKIGLNAFLRKNCKKLENFL is encoded by the coding sequence ATGGCTAGGAAGTGTGAGATAACAGGTAAAAAAACTATATTTGGGAACAATGTTCCAAGAAAGGGTCTTGCCAAGAAAAAGGGAGGGGCTGGACAACATATTGGAGTAAAAACCAAAAGAACCTTTAAGGTTAATTTAATAAATAAAAAATTTTTTATTCCAGATCTTGGACGAAGTGTTAAGATTAGGGTTTCTGCTAATGCATTAAGAAGTATTTCAAAGATAGGGCTTAATGCTTTTTTAAGGAAAAATTGCAAAAAATTAGAAAACTTTTTATAA
- a CDS encoding CarD family transcriptional regulator → MAFLLNQSVVYPMHGVGTIKDIRTKEFNGEIIDYYEIHFPFSDMIFMVPVAKVDDFGIRALVSREKVEEVFDVIKEFEGQIDSKKIKDGGHEFYKKSDILDTAKLYKFLYKKSTQKELPFYEKRILNDFELILEHEISLALQISFEEAKKKIKNILINNKKA, encoded by the coding sequence ATGGCATTTTTGCTAAATCAATCGGTAGTTTATCCAATGCATGGAGTAGGTACGATTAAGGATATTAGAACTAAAGAGTTTAATGGTGAGATTATTGATTATTATGAAATACATTTTCCATTTAGTGATATGATTTTTATGGTTCCCGTTGCTAAAGTTGATGACTTTGGAATTAGAGCTTTGGTTAGCAGAGAAAAGGTAGAAGAAGTTTTTGATGTTATTAAAGAGTTTGAAGGTCAAATAGATTCAAAAAAAATAAAAGATGGTGGTCATGAATTTTATAAAAAAAGTGATATTTTGGATACAGCAAAGTTATATAAATTTTTATATAAAAAATCTACCCAAAAAGAACTTCCTTTTTACGAAAAAAGGATTTTAAATGATTTTGAGTTAATATTGGAGCACGAGATTAGCTTAGCTTTGCAAATTAGCTTTGAAGAAGCTAAGAAGAAGATTAAAAATATTTTGATCAATAATAAAAAGGCTTAA
- a CDS encoding 16S rRNA (uracil(1498)-N(3))-methyltransferase, protein MKQIVLDANCLEGDFAIVKDVRIYHHLVNVRRLKKGDKLNILLKDGELRASEVVKIGSNFIKLATNKIDKIEKNNFEISIFISSLKGKKIDSALRQVVEIGVSEINIINAEHSVSKIDINNTSAKTLRFSKIIDEALKQSGNKIIPKINFYNNFFSFPYSFCTTKYYVAHQSGMILSKNESFDNFNKIGIIIGPEGCFSKSEIVFFKEKGFNFVRFNTPILRSDTAIIYSLAYFNAFLEGYNG, encoded by the coding sequence GTGAAGCAAATTGTTTTGGATGCGAATTGTTTAGAAGGCGATTTTGCTATTGTTAAAGATGTAAGAATATATCATCATCTTGTGAATGTAAGGCGACTTAAAAAGGGTGATAAGCTAAATATTCTTTTAAAAGATGGAGAATTAAGAGCGTCAGAAGTAGTAAAGATTGGTAGTAATTTTATTAAGCTTGCTACCAATAAAATAGATAAAATTGAAAAAAATAATTTTGAGATAAGTATTTTTATTTCTAGTTTAAAGGGTAAAAAAATAGATTCAGCGTTAAGACAGGTTGTTGAAATTGGAGTTTCAGAAATTAATATTATTAATGCGGAGCATTCTGTGTCTAAAATAGATATAAACAATACATCTGCTAAAACTTTAAGATTTTCAAAAATAATAGATGAGGCCTTAAAGCAAAGTGGTAATAAAATTATTCCTAAAATTAATTTTTATAATAATTTTTTTTCTTTTCCCTATTCTTTTTGTACTACTAAATATTATGTTGCTCATCAGAGTGGAATGATTTTAAGCAAGAATGAAAGTTTTGACAATTTTAACAAAATTGGAATTATAATAGGCCCTGAGGGGTGCTTTTCAAAGTCCGAAATTGTATTTTTTAAGGAGAAAGGCTTTAATTTTGTAAGATTTAATACTCCAATTTTACGATCTGATACTGCTATTATTTATTCACTTGCTTATTTTAATGCATTTTTAGAGGGTTATAATGGCTAA
- a CDS encoding S41 family peptidase, whose product MKNKFLICVYFLLILGISSLVIVESIFAFDGSNNSNLSRSNYEQMMIQAFEFVKENYVDPVSDEVIFEGALKGIFQSLGDPYSQYLTKKDLEEISKTTVGDYVGIGISIIKKMHSQDKQDKAKDLDPSSTCVSIVAPFEGGPAYKAGIKSGDCITAVDDKSVSSMEVDQVVDLLKGKEGTKVKVSILRGKNLTLNFELTREKIEIKTIKHDVINPDIGYIRIVSFNPHTSADFSKALENLKSRNIKSLILDLRLNTGGYFQAAIKMADDILSKGTIVSTKSRNFSKPIDYKASSKQVLPSDIKIVALIDKSSASASEVFVGALKDNKRAYIIGEKSYGKGLIQHVVPFYTGGFKITSSKYYTPSGKSIHKVGIEPDLEIKSPDFSEEEALIYKEIFDKKLVENFLKGKKSITEQEIDFFVENLIKENPKYKIDKEFLGKYVFFNYYQDNNKELPIYNLHYDKVLKTACEYLSKLGN is encoded by the coding sequence ATGAAAAATAAATTTTTAATATGCGTGTATTTTTTATTGATTCTGGGTATAAGCTCTCTAGTAATTGTTGAATCTATTTTTGCTTTTGATGGATCTAATAATAGTAATTTGTCAAGATCTAATTATGAGCAGATGATGATTCAAGCTTTTGAATTTGTAAAAGAAAATTATGTTGATCCTGTAAGCGATGAAGTAATTTTTGAAGGTGCTTTAAAAGGAATATTTCAATCTTTAGGTGATCCTTATTCTCAATATTTGACAAAAAAGGATTTAGAAGAAATTTCAAAAACAACAGTGGGAGATTATGTGGGTATTGGAATTTCTATAATAAAAAAAATGCATTCTCAAGACAAGCAAGACAAAGCAAAAGATCTTGATCCTAGTAGCACTTGCGTTTCTATTGTTGCTCCTTTTGAGGGGGGCCCAGCCTATAAGGCTGGAATTAAATCTGGAGATTGCATAACCGCTGTTGATGACAAGAGTGTTTCTTCTATGGAGGTGGATCAAGTTGTTGATCTTTTAAAAGGCAAAGAGGGCACAAAAGTTAAAGTGTCTATTCTTAGGGGAAAAAATTTAACATTGAATTTTGAACTTACAAGAGAGAAGATAGAAATAAAAACAATTAAACATGATGTTATTAATCCAGATATTGGGTACATAAGAATAGTGAGTTTCAATCCACACACGTCTGCAGATTTTAGCAAAGCTTTAGAAAATCTTAAGAGCAGAAATATTAAATCTTTAATTTTAGATTTAAGACTTAATACTGGGGGATATTTTCAGGCAGCTATAAAAATGGCTGATGATATTTTATCTAAAGGGACTATTGTTTCCACAAAATCAAGAAATTTTAGCAAGCCTATTGATTATAAGGCAAGCTCAAAACAAGTTTTGCCTTCAGACATAAAAATCGTTGCTTTAATAGATAAATCCTCAGCATCAGCATCAGAGGTTTTTGTAGGAGCCTTAAAAGATAATAAGAGAGCCTATATTATTGGTGAAAAGTCTTATGGTAAGGGACTTATTCAACATGTGGTTCCTTTTTATACTGGTGGATTTAAAATTACAAGTTCAAAGTATTATACTCCATCTGGGAAAAGTATTCATAAGGTTGGGATTGAGCCTGATTTAGAAATAAAATCACCAGATTTTTCTGAAGAGGAAGCGTTAATATATAAAGAAATTTTTGATAAAAAGCTGGTAGAAAACTTTTTAAAAGGCAAAAAATCCATTACTGAACAAGAGATTGATTTTTTTGTTGAAAATCTTATTAAAGAGAATCCAAAATATAAAATTGATAAAGAATTTTTGGGCAAGTATGTGTTTTTTAATTACTATCAAGATAATAATAAAGAACTGCCAATTTATAACCTACATTATGACAAGGTTTTAAAAACAGCTTGTGAATATTTGTCTAAATTGGGTAATTAA
- a CDS encoding MinD/ParA family protein — MIIIPVASGKGGVGKSLFSTNIAICLANEGKSVLLIDLDLGASNLHSMLNIVPKKSIGTFLKTKINFSDIIIKSGIKNLNFIAGDSDIPELANIGASQKKTIIKNLKSLKYDYLVIDLGAGTAFNIIDFFLMSKRGVIVTTPTVTATMNAYLFLKNIIFRLLSSMFKRGTKGNEILRTIKQNSIDLQTVYIPNLLLKLENEDPENYSKFNKLFKTISPFMIFNMLKNPNDIEKTEKIIKSAKNYLSINLQSIGAIYKDEIVDQALNSKIPITIYKPTSSTSKSIKKIAKKLIELEDLANDAELLSEEDLNESYDFVLREAHEEYIEKIEYLELLIKNKTINSSEIIDIIKSQKREIETLRKQNMLLKKKLFEKLEKAKEV; from the coding sequence TTGATTATTATTCCTGTAGCCAGTGGTAAAGGGGGAGTTGGTAAATCCCTTTTTTCAACAAATATAGCAATTTGTCTGGCAAATGAAGGAAAAAGCGTCTTGCTTATTGATCTTGACCTTGGAGCATCTAATTTACATTCAATGTTAAATATTGTTCCCAAAAAAAGCATAGGTACATTTTTAAAAACAAAAATTAATTTCTCAGACATTATTATTAAATCTGGAATTAAAAATTTAAACTTCATTGCAGGAGATTCTGACATACCAGAACTTGCTAATATAGGTGCTTCTCAAAAAAAAACTATAATAAAAAATTTGAAATCTTTAAAATATGATTACTTGGTGATCGATCTTGGAGCAGGAACAGCTTTTAATATCATAGACTTCTTTTTAATGTCAAAAAGAGGGGTAATAGTAACAACACCCACAGTAACAGCTACAATGAATGCATATTTATTTCTTAAAAATATAATATTTAGACTGCTATCAAGCATGTTTAAAAGAGGAACAAAAGGAAATGAAATCCTCAGAACAATAAAACAAAATTCAATTGATCTTCAAACAGTATATATACCTAATTTACTACTAAAACTAGAAAACGAAGATCCTGAAAATTACTCCAAATTTAACAAATTGTTTAAAACAATTAGCCCTTTTATGATATTCAATATGCTCAAAAACCCTAATGACATTGAAAAAACTGAAAAAATAATAAAATCAGCAAAAAACTATTTAAGCATAAATTTACAAAGTATTGGAGCAATCTATAAAGATGAAATAGTTGATCAAGCTTTAAACAGTAAAATCCCTATCACCATATACAAACCCACAAGTTCAACCTCTAAAAGTATAAAAAAAATTGCAAAAAAACTAATTGAACTTGAAGATTTAGCAAATGATGCTGAGCTTTTAAGCGAAGAAGATTTAAATGAAAGTTATGATTTCGTACTAAGAGAAGCTCATGAAGAATATATTGAAAAAATTGAATACCTTGAATTGCTAATAAAAAACAAAACAATAAACAGTAGCGAAATTATTGATATAATAAAATCTCAAAAAAGAGAAATCGAAACCTTAAGAAAACAAAATATGTTACTTAAAAAAAAGCTTTTTGAAAAGCTTGAAAAGGCTAAGGAGGTCTAA